In the genome of Raphanus sativus cultivar WK10039 chromosome 4, ASM80110v3, whole genome shotgun sequence, one region contains:
- the LOC108851298 gene encoding uncharacterized protein LOC108851298 isoform X2 encodes MEKEIYRRQLSREGIGCVWMFMNSMFDFRHGGSIHKLLMDKKRGSKRIIVVETKVEKHLTCDSDFEESEAEMQSVKNLTEEETQQKCDTECRGKTKEKKRSRTCSKTNSEDVNDHADKKPYDHQSDDADSINDDDSEEKFSELIKRLIAQTQKDSDEAENCKSLVDASQFLDSKQGSFRDIGTSPVSGDSQRIKETQTIVILKPEPTDLVIGSSPGTHATCNKAKNGRSGSSFILNRIRRRLKSSPKKNPCNADALSSDNSCMGEEIENSSRRHVSAEEILPDISSNNEADKEDSKKSMCGIYIAAKKHLSEMLAEGDAADVDSPDKEAPRILGKILALPEFSTPENSPKVTLAHEFAGHQITEKPNIQECSSEDSTKHEETASTCPGGVSDTRDEEKTVLDSLSEAVSSCIVHQDAYVDEEKLETHDEHEQTQPLEKVVSECQDNATDVPGKSSPVSVLEPFFTDDDTSPNSSRLSSVESRLQPRCIRFNEPDSPRSEKDNEVKDRMNDKELALAYIQAVVKSSELNWEELLVRSFYLEQVLEEALVDDVEFYPTNFCTDKKLLFDCINEVLMEFCGHDGPWISLAKPAVRFGPDMENVAEVVQEEVYWHLLPLPSPHTLDQIVRKDLARTGSWMDLGFDIGCIGSQTGEIILDELLEEIIISSCTDLFQSTVSTRK; translated from the exons GAGTGAAGCTGAAATGCAGAGTGTCAAGAACCTCACTGAAGAGGAGACTCAGCAAAAGTGTGATACAGAATGCAGAGGAAagacaaaggagaagaagagaagcagaACATGCAGCAAAACCAACAGTGAGGATGTTAATGATCATGCAGACAAGAAACCATATGATCATCAGAGTGATGATGCTGATTCAATAAATGATGATGATTCAGAAGAGAAGTTCAGCGAGTTGATAAAGCGGTTGATAGCTCAGACACAGAAGGACAGCGACGAAGCAGAGAACTGCAAGAGCCTTGTGGATGCATCTCAGTTCTTGGATTCTAAACAAGGATCATTCCGGGACATTGGTACTTCACCAGTTTCAGGAGATTCTCAGAGGATCAAAGAGACACAAACAATTGTAATATTGAAGCCTGAGCCAACTGACTTGGTTATTGGTTCATCACCTGGAACACATGCTACATGCAACAAAGCCAAGAATGGGAGATCCGGGTCTAGCTTCATTCTCAATAGAATCAGAAGAAGACTAAAATCTTCTCCTAAGAAGAATCCATGCAATGCTGATGCATTGTCTTCTGACAACTCTTGTATGGGAGAGGAGATAGAGAATAGTTCCAGGCGGCATGTTTCAGCTGAAGAGATATTGCCTGACATTTCTTCAAATAATGAGGCTGATAAAGAAGATTCAAAGAAGAGTATGTGTGGTATATACATTGCAGCCAagaaacatctatctgaaatgCTTGCAGAAGGAGATGCTGCAGATGTTGATTCACCTGATAAAGAAGCACCAAGAATCCTTGGGAAGATTCTTGCTCTCCCTGAGTTCTCTACACCAGAGAACAGTCCAAAAGTGACACTAGCGCATGAGTTTGCTGGTCATCAGATAACCGAGAAACCAAATATTCAAGAATGCAGCTCAGAAGATTCAACCAAACATGAGGAAACAGCTTCAACTTGTCCCGGAG GCGTTTCAGACACTAGGGATGAAGAGAAGACTGTCTTGGACTCGTTGTCTGAAGCAGTTAGCTCTTGCATTGTACACCAAGATGCATATGTTGATGAAGAGAAGCTTGAAACTCATGATGAACATGAGCAGACACAACCACTAGAAAAGGTTGTGTCTGAGTGCCAAGACAATGCCACTGATGTGCCAGGAAAGTCAAGTCCTGTGTCTGTTCTTGAGCCTTTCTTTACAGATGATGACACAAGTCCAAACAGCTCCAGGCTCTCTTCAG TTGAAAGTCGGTTGCAACCAAGGTGCATACGCTTCAACGAGCCTGATTCTCCAAGATCAGAGAAAGACAATGAAGTCAAAGATAGAATGAATGACAAAGAATTGGCACTTGCATACATCCAAGCAGTGGTCAAGTCCTCAGAGTTGAACTGGGAAGAGCTTTTGGTGAGATCCTTTTATTTGGAGCAGGTTCTTGAGGAAGCTCTAGTGGATGACGTAGAGTTCTATCCTACAAACTTCTGCACGGACAAGAAACTCCTCTTTGACTGTATCAATGAAGTTCTTATGGAGTTTTGTGGACATGATGGCCCTTGGATCTCACTCGCCAAACCTGCAGTCCGGTTTGGCCCAGACATGGAAAACGTTGCTGAAGTGGTGCAAGAAGAGGTTTACTGGCATCTCTTACCTTTGCCTTCTCCTCACACGTTAGACCAGATAGTCAGGAAAGACCTGGCTAGGACTGGGAGCTGGATGGACCTAGGTTTTGATATCGGCTGCATCGGTTCTCAAACAGGTGAGATAATCCTTGATGAACTATTAGAAGAGATCATCATCAGCAGCTGCACTGACTTGTTCCAGTCAACAGTCAGTACCAGAAAGTAA
- the LOC108851298 gene encoding uncharacterized protein LOC108851298 isoform X1, protein MEKEIYRRQLSREGIGCVWMFMNSMFDFRHGGSIHKLLMDKKRGSKRIIVVETKVEKHLTCDSDFEESEAEMQSVKNLTEEETQQKCDTECRGKTKEKKRSRTCSKTNSEDVNDHADKKPYDHQSDDADSINDDDSEEKFSELIKRLIAQTQKDSDEAENCKSLVDASQFLDSKQGSFRDIGTSPVSGDSQRIKETQTIVILKPEPTDLVIGSSPGTHATCNKAKNGRSGSSFILNRIRRRLKSSPKKNPCNADALSSDNSCMGEEIENSSRRHVSAEEILPDISSNNEADKEDSKKSMCGIYIAAKKHLSEMLAEGDAADVDSPDKEAPRILGKILALPEFSTPENSPKVTLAHEFAGHQITEKPNIQECSSEDSTKHEETASTCPGAGVSDTRDEEKTVLDSLSEAVSSCIVHQDAYVDEEKLETHDEHEQTQPLEKVVSECQDNATDVPGKSSPVSVLEPFFTDDDTSPNSSRLSSVESRLQPRCIRFNEPDSPRSEKDNEVKDRMNDKELALAYIQAVVKSSELNWEELLVRSFYLEQVLEEALVDDVEFYPTNFCTDKKLLFDCINEVLMEFCGHDGPWISLAKPAVRFGPDMENVAEVVQEEVYWHLLPLPSPHTLDQIVRKDLARTGSWMDLGFDIGCIGSQTGEIILDELLEEIIISSCTDLFQSTVSTRK, encoded by the exons GAGTGAAGCTGAAATGCAGAGTGTCAAGAACCTCACTGAAGAGGAGACTCAGCAAAAGTGTGATACAGAATGCAGAGGAAagacaaaggagaagaagagaagcagaACATGCAGCAAAACCAACAGTGAGGATGTTAATGATCATGCAGACAAGAAACCATATGATCATCAGAGTGATGATGCTGATTCAATAAATGATGATGATTCAGAAGAGAAGTTCAGCGAGTTGATAAAGCGGTTGATAGCTCAGACACAGAAGGACAGCGACGAAGCAGAGAACTGCAAGAGCCTTGTGGATGCATCTCAGTTCTTGGATTCTAAACAAGGATCATTCCGGGACATTGGTACTTCACCAGTTTCAGGAGATTCTCAGAGGATCAAAGAGACACAAACAATTGTAATATTGAAGCCTGAGCCAACTGACTTGGTTATTGGTTCATCACCTGGAACACATGCTACATGCAACAAAGCCAAGAATGGGAGATCCGGGTCTAGCTTCATTCTCAATAGAATCAGAAGAAGACTAAAATCTTCTCCTAAGAAGAATCCATGCAATGCTGATGCATTGTCTTCTGACAACTCTTGTATGGGAGAGGAGATAGAGAATAGTTCCAGGCGGCATGTTTCAGCTGAAGAGATATTGCCTGACATTTCTTCAAATAATGAGGCTGATAAAGAAGATTCAAAGAAGAGTATGTGTGGTATATACATTGCAGCCAagaaacatctatctgaaatgCTTGCAGAAGGAGATGCTGCAGATGTTGATTCACCTGATAAAGAAGCACCAAGAATCCTTGGGAAGATTCTTGCTCTCCCTGAGTTCTCTACACCAGAGAACAGTCCAAAAGTGACACTAGCGCATGAGTTTGCTGGTCATCAGATAACCGAGAAACCAAATATTCAAGAATGCAGCTCAGAAGATTCAACCAAACATGAGGAAACAGCTTCAACTTGTCCCGGAG CAGGCGTTTCAGACACTAGGGATGAAGAGAAGACTGTCTTGGACTCGTTGTCTGAAGCAGTTAGCTCTTGCATTGTACACCAAGATGCATATGTTGATGAAGAGAAGCTTGAAACTCATGATGAACATGAGCAGACACAACCACTAGAAAAGGTTGTGTCTGAGTGCCAAGACAATGCCACTGATGTGCCAGGAAAGTCAAGTCCTGTGTCTGTTCTTGAGCCTTTCTTTACAGATGATGACACAAGTCCAAACAGCTCCAGGCTCTCTTCAG TTGAAAGTCGGTTGCAACCAAGGTGCATACGCTTCAACGAGCCTGATTCTCCAAGATCAGAGAAAGACAATGAAGTCAAAGATAGAATGAATGACAAAGAATTGGCACTTGCATACATCCAAGCAGTGGTCAAGTCCTCAGAGTTGAACTGGGAAGAGCTTTTGGTGAGATCCTTTTATTTGGAGCAGGTTCTTGAGGAAGCTCTAGTGGATGACGTAGAGTTCTATCCTACAAACTTCTGCACGGACAAGAAACTCCTCTTTGACTGTATCAATGAAGTTCTTATGGAGTTTTGTGGACATGATGGCCCTTGGATCTCACTCGCCAAACCTGCAGTCCGGTTTGGCCCAGACATGGAAAACGTTGCTGAAGTGGTGCAAGAAGAGGTTTACTGGCATCTCTTACCTTTGCCTTCTCCTCACACGTTAGACCAGATAGTCAGGAAAGACCTGGCTAGGACTGGGAGCTGGATGGACCTAGGTTTTGATATCGGCTGCATCGGTTCTCAAACAGGTGAGATAATCCTTGATGAACTATTAGAAGAGATCATCATCAGCAGCTGCACTGACTTGTTCCAGTCAACAGTCAGTACCAGAAAGTAA
- the LOC108849163 gene encoding uncharacterized protein LOC108849163: MLQLKSMKRNNNDTHTNRHASLKTTPYPGKRIAKATLFFVSCLLISAGLLDFLGCFDLTTFAGLKQVATIRKQPITTHHKFPQQCDIVQNQTRQQERRQLPMSEDGTKNNKVRSSHSRPSTCPSYFRWIHEDLRPWRETCITRGMLEKARRNKAHFKVIILGGKVYVKKYRKSIDTRDVFTLWGILQLLRWYPGRLPDLELMFDANDRPTVRSNDYKGQQHPAPPPLFRYCSDDASLDIVFPDWSFWGWAEVNIKPWANSMVAIQEGNKMTPWKDRVAYAYWRGNPNVAPTRRDLLTCNVSAQQDWNTRLYINDWVRESSEGFKNSNLENQCTHRYKIYIEGWAWSVSEKYIMACDSMTLYVRPKYYDFFIRGMMPLQHYWPIRDNSKCTSLKHAVDWGNTHLDQARKIGEEGSRYIREEVNMEHVYDYMFHLMNEYAKLLKFKPEIPLGATEITPDSMGCPATGRWRDFMAESMVMSPSEVSPCEMPPPYSPVELREVLERKANATRQVELWEDQYFSNMRNGNKH, translated from the exons ATGCTTCAACTGAAAAGCATGAAGAGGAACAACAACGATACTCATACGAACAGGCATGCCTCTCTCAAAACGACTCCATATCCAGGAAAACGCATCGCAAAAGCTACTCTCTTCTTCGTCTCTTGTCTCCTCATATCTGCTGGTCTCTTAGACTTCTTGGGTTGTTTCGATTTA ACAACTTTTGCAGGTCTGAAACAAGTAGCAACAATCAGAAAACAACCCATCACAACGCACCACAAGTTCCCTCAGCAATGCGACATCGTACAGAACCAAACACGACAACAAGAAAGACGGCAACTTCCGATGTCCGAAGACGGCACAAAAAACAACAAAGTCAGAAGCAGCCATTCGAGACCATCCACGTGTCCTTCTTACTTCCGTTGGATCCACGAGGATCTACGGCCGTGGAGAGAGACATGTATAACAAGAGGGATGCTCGAGAAAGCGAGGAGGAACAAGGCACATTTCAAAGTTATAATCCTTGGCGGGAAGGTGTACGTCAAGAAGTACAGAAAATCTATCGACACTCGAGATGTTTTTACTCTGTGGGGCATCCTACAGTTACTACGGTGGTATCCAGGGAGATTGCCCGATCTAGAGCTCATGTTTGACGCCAATGATAGACCAACCGTCAGATCCAACGATTATAAAGGTCAACAACACCCGGCCCCACCTCCGTTATTCCGTTATTGTTCTGATGACGCCAGCTTGGATATCGTCTTCCCTGATTGGTCCTTCTGGGGCTG GGCTGAAGTTAACATTAAACCTTGGGCTAATTCCATGGTGGCGATTCAAGAAGGGAACAAGATGACGCCATGGAAAGACCGCGTGGCCTATGCTTATTGGAGAGGCAACCCTAATGTGGCTCCCACTAGGAGAGATCTTCTTACATGCAATGTCTCAGCACAACAAGACTGGAACACTCGTCTCTACATCAAT GATTGGGTTAGAGAATCAAGTGAAGGATTCAAGAACTCAAACTTAGAGAACCAATGCACCCACAG GTACAAGATATACATAGAAGGATGGGCATGGTCAGTGAGTGAGAAGTATATAATGGCATGTGACTCAATGACATTGTACGTGAGACCAAAGTACTATGACTTTTTCATACGAGGAATGATGCCATTACAACATTATTGGCCAATCAGGGACAACTCGAAATGTACTTCCCTCAAACACGCCGTAGACTGGGGTAATACCCATTTAGACCAG GCGCGTAAGATAGGGGAAGAAGGGAGTAGATATATAAGGGAGGAAGTGAACATGGAACATGTGTATGATTACATGTTCCATCTGATGAACGAGTACGCCAAGCTTTTGAAGTTTAAGCCTGAGATTCCTTTGGGAGCTACTGAGATTACACCGGATAGTATGGGATGTCCGGCGACGGGACGTTGGAGAGACTTCATGGCGGAGTCGATGGTGATGTCTCCTAGTGAAGTGTCTCCCTGTGAGATGCCTCCTCCTTATAGCCCTGTGGAGTTAAGAGAGGTTCTTGAGAGAAAAGCTAATGCGACTCGCCAAGTTGAGTTATGGGAGGATCAGTATTTTAGTAATATGAGGAATGGTAACAAACATTGA
- the LOC108849164 gene encoding AT-hook motif nuclear-localized protein 9-like has protein sequence MLMDQRDPMGLTGSGSYYIQRGLPGSVPPTFHGSSSSQQQQQQGLRHLHNQNSPFGSGSTGFGSPPPLHGDPSPSAAATGAVPHHVGVHMISPPPPTQSETPMKRKRGRPRKYGQDGSVSLALSSSSVSTVNNSNKRGRGRPPGSGKKQRLSSTGELMMPSSSGMSFTPHVIVVSIGEDIATKVIAFSQQGPRAICVLSASGAVSTATLLQSSSSPSAIQYEGRFEILALSISYLVPTDGSFRNRTGNLSVSLASPDGRVIGGAIGGPLIAASPVQVIVGSFIWAAPKIKNKKREEEGAENVQDTNDHHHQALDPVPQHTQGQNLIWSTGSRQMDMRHAHADIDLMRG, from the exons ATGCTAATGGATCAAAGAGATCCAATGGGTTTAACCGGGTCAGGCTCTTACTATATCCAAAGAGGTTTACCCGGTTCGGTTCCTCCTACGTTTCacggatcatcatcatcacagcaacaacaacagcaagGGCTTCGTCACTTACATAACCAAAACTCTCCATTCGGTTCAGGCTCCACCGGGTTCGGATCTCCTCCTCCTTTACACggtgacccttctccatcagcagcagcaacagGAGCTGTTCCTCATCATGTTGGCGTTCACATgatctctcctcctcctcctactcaGAGTGAAACTCCAATGAAACGTAAGAGAGGACGGCCTAGAAAATACGGACAAGACGGTTCTGTTTCTTTGgcattgtcttcttcttctgtttccaCCGTTAACAACTCTAACAAACGTGGCCGTGGTCGACCTCCTGGCTCTGGCAAGAAACAGAGATTGTCTTCCACTG GTGAGTTGATGATGCCTTCATCTTCTGGAATGAGCTTCACACCACACGTAATTGTGGTTTCAATAGGAGAA GATATTGCAACAAAGGTTATAGCTTTCTCTCAACAAGGTCCAAGAGCTATCTGCGTTCTATCCGCAAGTGGAGCTGTCTCTACTGCAACGCTGCTTCAATCATCATCTTCTCCTAGTGCTATTCAGTACGAG GGCCGGTTTGAGATATTAGCCTTATCAATATCTTATCTTGTCCCAACTGATGGAAGTTTCCGGAATAGAACTGGAAACTTATCAGTTTCGCTTGCTAGCCCTGATGGGCGTGTGATTGGTGGTGCCATTGGAGGGCCTTTAATAGCAGCTAGTCCTGTTCAG GTTATCGTAGGGAGCTTTATATGGGCAGCTCCTAAGATCAAGAACAAGAaacgagaagaagaaggtgcTGAAAATGTTCAAGACACTAATGATCACCATCATCAAGCTCTGGACCCTGTTCCTCAACACACACAAGGCCAAAACCTGATTTGGTCAACAGGTTCAAGGCAGATGGATATGCGCCATGCTCATGCTGATATTGATCTAATGCGCGGTTGA
- the LOC108850040 gene encoding remorin-like has translation MAEEQKTTAVDVESPAVLAPAKEPTLAPVEASKDVAEEKVHNPPPPDESKALAVVEKPIEEATPKKSSSGSMDRDVKLADLEKEKKTSFIKAWEESEKSKAENKAQKKVSDVLAWENSQKAAIEAQLRKIEEKLEKKKAEYGEKMKNKVAAIHKQAKEKRAMVEAKRGEELLKAEEMAAKHRATGIVPKATCGCF, from the exons ATGGCTGAGGAGCAAAAGACAACTGCGGTTGACGTAGAATCACCGGCGGTTTTAGCTCCGGCAAAGGAACCAACTCTTGCCCCGGTGGAAGCTTCTAAAGACGTTGCGGAGGAGAAAGTTCATAATCCACCTCCTCCTGACgagtccaaagctcttgccGTTGTAGAAA AACCCATTGAAGAGGCTACACCAAAGAAAAGTTCATCTGGTTCCATGGATAGAG ATGTGAAACTTGCAGACTtggaaaaagagaagaaaacttcATTCATCAAAGCATGGGAAGAGAGTGAGAAGTCAAAAGCAGAGAACAA GGCACAAAAGAAGGTATCTGATGTGCTTGCTTGGGAGAACAGCCAAAAAGCAGCCATTGAAGCCCAACTAAGGAAGATAGAAGAAAaactagagaagaagaaggcagAGTATGgtgagaaaatgaagaacaaagtgGCTGCGATCCACAAGCAAGcaaaagagaaaagagcaatGGTTGAAGCTAAAAGAGGAGAGGAGCTTCTTAAAGCCGAAGAAATGGCTGCCAAGCACAGAGCCACTGGTATCGTTCCCAAGGCAACTTGTGGATGCTTCTAA
- the LOC108849735 gene encoding voltage-dependent chloride channel 2, chloroplastic-like codes for MYQSMNLSFSSNLTHRSLLLERRRLRPGISARPRNFKPSCVSSDPDSSSEDSSPINLSTKLVSLLKAVPDWSDGIKERRMQQKRSLYTHENWVRHRSSLRHLRHVSSSASSRVILSLIPPVFFFTTVAVLIAGYNSAVGSDLLPSFFPVLRASSLPYQLTAPALALLLVFRTEASYSRFEQGRKAWVKIITGTNDLARQVVSSVNGGSSGDDDELIIRDALLRYIAAFPVALKCHVIYGSDIADDLRNVVEDDDLSLILQSKHRPRCVIQFISQSLQLLNLDSTKIDALESKMLQLQEGIGVCDQLMGIPIPLSYTRLTSRLLVLWHLTLPVILWDDCHWNVVPATFISAASLFCIEEVGVLIEEPFSMLALDELCDMVLSNIDEAVKSEKVIRNRIIAKKRMREIKHSSNGWHKS; via the exons atgtATCAATCAATGAACCTATCCTTCTCTTCCAACCTCACCCACCGATCTCTCCTCCTCGAACGACGACGATTACGCCCCGGAATCTCCGCCAGACCCCGCAATTTCAAACCTTCATGCGTCTCCTCCGATCCAGACTCCTCCTCCGAAGATTCTTCTCCGATTAACCTCTCCACGAAGCTCGTCTCCCTCCTCAAAGCCGTCCCGGACTGGTCAGACGGGATCAAGGAGAGGCGGATGCAGCAGAAACGATCCCTCTACACTCACGAGAACTGGGTCAGACACCGGAGCTCCCTCCGCCACCTCCGCCACGTGTCCTCCAGCGCCTCTTCCCGCGTCATACTCTCTCTGATCCCTcccgtcttcttcttcaccaccGTCGCCGTCCTCATCGCCGGGTACAACTCCGCCGTGGGTTCGGACTTGCTGCCTAGCTTCTTCCCGGTGCTCCGAGCTTCCTCTCTGCCCTACCAGCTCACCGCTCCGGCTTTGGCTCTGCTTTTGGTGTTCCGCACTGAGGCTTCGTATTCGAGGTTCGAGCAGGGGAGGAAGGCTTGGGTTAAGATTATAACAGGAACTAATGATTTAGCTAGGCAGGTTGTTTCTTCCGTCAACGGCGGATCCTccggtgatgatgatgagttgATTATCAGAGATGCGCTTTTGCGTTACATTGCTGCTTTCCCTGTCGCGCTTAAG TGTCATGTGATATATGGTTCGGATATAGCTGATGATCTCCGGAATGTGGTAGAAGATGATGATCTGTCTCTGATCCTTCAATCAAAGCACCGTCCACGCTGTGTCATCCAGTTCATTTCCCAAAGCCTTCAGCTTTTGAATCTTGACAGTACAAAGATTGATGCTTTG GAATCGAAGATGCTGCAGTTACAGGAAGGGATTGGTGTGTGTGATCAACTAATGGGTATCCCTATTCCACTTTCCTACACACGGCTAACTTCCAGGCTCTTAGTCTTATGGCATCTTACACTCCCTGTTATTCTCTGGGATGATTGTCACTGGAATGTTGTTCCTGCTACTTTCATCAGCGCTGCGTCTCTCTTCTGCATTGAAGAA GTGGGTGTTCTTATAGAGGAGCCGTTTTCTATGCTAGCTTTAGACGAGCTATGTGATATGGTGCTTAGTAACATTGATGAAGCTGTTAAATCCGAGAAGGTCATACGGAATCGGATCATCGCAAAGAAAAGGATGCGTGAAATTAAGCACTCTTCAAATGGTTGGCATAAGTCTTGA